GTATAATACTCCCCGAAAACTGAGCGCATAATTAAGGTGGATTTGTCGCCTGAGACGATAATATTTCAGGAGACGAATTCATGAAAAACAAGCGACGTAATCACAGTGCTGCGTTCAAGTCCAAAGTGGCCTTGGCGGCTCTAAAAGGCGACAAAACCATCGCTGAGCTGGCCAGTACGTATGAGGTTCACCCGAATCAGATCACGCAGTGGAAAAAACAGTTGCTCGATTCGCTGCCGGAGTTATTTTCCCGCGGGCGAAAGCATGAGCAGCGGGATCAGGAGGCGTTAACGTCGGAATTGTATCAGCAGATCGGTCAGTTAAAAGTGGAATTGGACTGGCTGAAAAAAAAATCTGGACTTGACGATTGAACAAAAACGCCAGGCCGTCGAGCCGGGACACAAGAAGATCCCGATTATCCGCCAGTGTGACCTGTTGGGCTTGAACCGCAGTAGTCTGTACTATACCGCTAAGGGCGAAACTGAATATAATGAAATGCTTATGAAGCTGATTGATGAACAATACGTTAAAACCCCGTTTTACGGCATTGACAAGATGACCAGGTGGCTGCGGTTGGAAGGTCATCCGGTCAATCCCAAACGAATCCGTCGGCTTATGCGTCAGATGGGCTTGGAAGCAGTTTATCCGCGTCGAAAACGCGGTTTGAGCATCCCGGATACTCAGCACAAGATCTATCCATACTTGTTGCGGGACGTGGAAATTACTCGGCCCGATCAGGTTTGGTCGGCGGATATCACCTACATCCGGATGTATCGCGGCTGGCTGTATCTGACGGCGGTGATGGACTGGTTCAGCCGGTATGTGCTCAGTTGGGAGATTTCGATCACGCTGGAATCAGACTTCTGTGTGTCAGCCCTTCAAGCGGCTCTCGATCGGGGCCAGCCGGAGATTTTTAATACCGATCAGGGAAGCCAGTTTACCTCGGAGGATTTTACCGGAACATTACGTAAATCCGGTGTCCAGATCAGCATGGACGGCCAGGGCCGGGTGTTTGACAATATCTTTATTGAGCGACTGTGGCGGACGGTGAAAGTCGAGGAAGTTTATCTGCGGGACTACCAGACGATTGCCGAGGCCCGGTACTACCTGGGTCGGTATTTTGAGTTTTATAACAATGAGCGTTTGCACCAGGCGTTGGGCTACCGCAGCCCCGCGGCAGTGTACGGCGTCGCCGTTGGCCCTCCGGTCGCCCTCCGGGCTCCCTCCGTTCCAACGGCGGCATTAACCAGCGATGAATCCACCTTAAAACAACCCGTTTTCTGTCTTGACAATGGGTAGGGGTTTAAGGTTCATTTTTGGGTCAAAAAGAAAGAACCCTTCCCCGAAAAGGTGAAAGGTTTGGTGAAAGGTTTTATTGTATAAATAAGGATATAATAACAATATACATAAACTCTTCCCCTTTCACCCCACCCCCGCGTGCATATTTTTGCGCGCGTACGCGCGTGAGGAGAAGTGTTTATTTCTGGAAAGGAGACCAATCATATCTGATGAAATGACCTATTACGACAACCATTTTTTCTTGCCCTGGGAATGTGGGCGTTCCAACTGATGGGGTGAAAGATTCATGGATATTCAAATGATTACTATTCCTGTGGAAGTTATTGGTGAATACTTCGTCCTTTTGGATAAACAAGGAAACCAGCTTGTTACCAAAAAGATTCATCGTGACTGTCTTCTGAATCCTTCTATGGATTCGATGGAACAGGTCATGTGGGGTGTCGCGATAAGAAAAGCAACCGACAAGATCAATCGTCACAACAATATTGCTCCACGGTAAACTCCCTGGCAAAGAAAATTTGATTCCTTAGCTAAAAGTTTTTCCCATAGGACCAGAGACTTGAAATTGCTTCACACCAGAAAGCGTTTTGAACAATATCCGACTTGTACCTGGACGAAAGCTGTTAAGCGCATGATAGAACAATCCCGGAATTGTTATGTTTATCACTGTGAATCTCCGTGGAAACGCTGGGTAACCTGCGCATGTAAAAACAATAACCGTAGGAGTTTGACGCGTTATGGCAAAAACAATTAAAACGAATGAGATCTTATCCTTGCTGGAAAAACAACAATATCGTTGTGCTTTGAGCGGTCGAAAGCTCACACCTGAAACAGCATCTTTAGATCATATCCAGCCACTCTCACGAGGCGGTCTTCACGATATTTCTAATATCTGGATTGTTGATCATCAGGTGAATATTGCCAAGGGGTCACTAACCGCAGAGGAATTCATCAGATTATGCCAGGAGGTCACATGGAATCAAAAATAATTAGTCGAGCGGTTCCTTCGCGGGAAATTAAAAAGAAGACTGCACGGGGAACAGCCGCGTTCCCAGGAAGAGTTTGTTTGTATTGTCCGAGATAACCACACACCTATTTGGAGACCTGCTATGACGAAACAATTCAACATCGAACTTCGAGGGATCGAGACCCTCCGGCCCTATGAGCACAATCCGCGCCTCAATGACGGTGCGGTCGACGCCGTGGCGGACAGTTTGCAGGAGTTCGGCTTCAGGCAGCCGATTGTGGTCGATTCCGATGGCGTCATCGTCTGCGGCCATACCCGCTACAAGGCCGCCTTGAAACTGGGTCTGGCCAAGGTGCCGGTTCATGTGGCCAAGGACCTGACGCCCGAGCAGATCCGGGCCTACCGCATCGCCGACAACAAGACGGCCGACCTGGCCGAGTGGAACTATGAAATCCTGCCCATCGAACTATCGGAGCTGATGGAGGCCGGATTCGACATGAGTTTGCTGGCCTTCGACGAAAAAGAACTGACCCAGTTGCTCAACGCCGCCGAGGTCAAACAGGGCAACTGCGATCCGGACCAGATCCCCGACCCGCCGGATGAGCCAATTACCCAGTCGGGAGACCTCTGGGTCCTGGGCAATCACCGGCTCCTTTGCGGGGATGCGGGCAGCCAGGAGGACCTGGATAGGCTGCTGGATGGGCAGGTAATCCATCTGATCAACACCGATCCCCCCTACAACGTCAAGGTCGAACCGCGCAGCAACACGGCCATCGCGGCCGGCCTCAGTTCCTTTACCAACAAGAAGGCCCAACTGCATCATCAGGGTTTTGACCAGGCACGCGGCGCCGGTGATCCCAAGAAAGCCCGCAAGAAGATGCGGGCCAAAGACCGGCCGCTGGAAAATGATTTTCTTTCGGCTGAAGATTTCAACGAGATGCTCCGAGCCTGGTTCAACAACATGGCACGCGTCCTGGTCCCCGGCGGCTCGTTTTACATCTGGGGCGGCTATGCCAATCTCGGCAATTACCCCAAACCGCTCCAAGACGCCGGATTGTACTTTTCGCAAGGGATCGTGTGGGACAAACAGCACCCCGTCCTGACCCGGAAGGATTTCATGGGGGCGTTTGAGATTTGCCAACCGCCTGATACACAAGTCATGACACCCGCCGGCACGACCGCGTTGTCCGCCCTGCGAGACGGGGATGAGGTCATCACGTATGCCAAGGGTTCTGGAGCCATCATCGGCCACCGTCGTGGCCCAACGATCCGCGTCGGCACGCGTACATATGGCGGCCCCCTCTATGGGATTACTGTCGGTTCCAACACCACTTGGTGCACCGATGGCCATCTGTTCAGCGTCCGACTCGTACCACACGCTCGGTCCATCTGGTGCGTCTACCTCATGCGGCGTGGTCGATGGTGGCGCGTGGGCAAGACGAAGTTGCTCACCACATGGGGGCTGGGCCTCAAGCAGCGGCTCGATATGGAAAATGGCGAAGAAGCCTGGATTCTCAGCACCCATGACACGAATTGCGATGCGGCATGTGCCGAGCAGGTGGTCTCGGCTCGGTACGGTATCCCAACCACGTTTTGGGTTGAAGCCAAAACATGCAAGCGAACGCATTCGCAGATCACCAGCATCTACGACCGCTTTGATCCAATGGCTCTGCATCGGGGAGCGCTTTGGGCCCTATCCGATCACCATCGTCGGATCGAATACCCGTTTATCCATTGCGGCAACACGCGACCAAAGTACGGACGCAGGGTGTCTTTTCTGACGCGGGCATGCAACCTGCTGCCTGATGCAATGGAAGTTCCCGTTCCGGCAGGCGGCCCAAAGTATCGCTGGATACCGATTCGACATGTGGATGTGCAAGACTACGCTGGGCCGGTCTATTCGCTTGATGTGGACAGATACCATCATTACATCGCTGACGGCATCGTTACGCATAATTGTTTCTATGGTTGGAAACTCGGCAAGGGTCACCGCTTCTTCGGTCCCAACAATGCCCCTGACCTGTGGCACGTCAAAAAAATTCCGCCCCAGAAGATGGATCACTTGACGGCCAAGCCGGTGGAGCTGGCGGTACGAGCGATCCAGTATTCTTCCAAACAAGGCGAGAATGTCCTGGACCTGTTCGGCGGATCGGGCAGTACCCTGATCGCCTGCCAGCAGACAGACCGGAAGGCCTTCCTGATGGAACTGGACCCATTGTATTGCGATGTCATCGTCCAGCGTTTTGAAAACTTTACGGGATTGAAAGCCCAGCGGATCAGTCCTGAGAGCCCGAATGCTGTTTAAGAAAGCGAGCGATTTGATGTTTGTTCTTTTGCCCTTGAGCCACCGCCAAGACAAACTCGACCAGCGATGGATTGTCGATCTGAACCCGGATGCCGTTCCATTGCAGGAACGCCAACGCGCAGACGATTCCCGTACGCTTGTTTCCATCCAGAAATGGATGATTCATCACGATATGATACAAATAGGCCGCGGCCATCTCGAACAAATCCGGGTGGGCGTATTGCCCTCCAAAGCCGGCCCTGGGCATGGCCACCGCCGACTCCAAAAGTCCTTTGTCGCGGATCTGGCCGCTGCCTCTGTACCGGCGGACCTGATCGGCATGGATCCTCAAGACCTCATCCAGATTGAGGAACCGGATCTCCATCGGCTAATCGGCCAGCTTCTGGAGGGCCGGGCCAAAGTCTTCATTGATCTGGTGGAGGATCCGGTTCAACTCGGCCTGTTTGCTGTCCGGACGAACCGGAGAAATGACCAGTTTGTCGCCATTGGTCGTGATTTCCACCTCTGTATCCGGGGTGATTTGCAGCAATTCCATGATCGGCTTGTCGATGACCAGAGCGTAGCTGTTTCCGTGTTTGATGAGGTTTTTGACCATACAATCCAATCTCCCAAATTTCGTATACACATAGTATATACGAAATTATCGCCCAAATCAATGGGATTCTTGAAGAAAAACCCCGGTCATTTCCGGGGTTCTGGAGAAAAGAGGTCTGCGAATCGGTTATTTCCGGGCCCACACAAACTGCCCGCGGCCGACCTTCTGGAAGCGGGAATCATCTCCCTTGGTTGTGATT
This sequence is a window from Anaerohalosphaeraceae bacterium. Protein-coding genes within it:
- a CDS encoding HNH endonuclease signature motif containing protein, translating into MAKTIKTNEILSLLEKQQYRCALSGRKLTPETASLDHIQPLSRGGLHDISNIWIVDHQVNIAKGSLTAEEFIRLCQEVTWNQK
- a CDS encoding type II toxin-antitoxin system death-on-curing family toxin, whose amino-acid sequence is MEIRFLNLDEVLRIHADQVRRYRGSGQIRDKGLLESAVAMPRAGFGGQYAHPDLFEMAAAYLYHIVMNHPFLDGNKRTGIVCALAFLQWNGIRVQIDNPSLVEFVLAVAQGQKNKHQIARFLKQHSGSQD
- a CDS encoding IS3 family transposase (programmed frameshift) gives rise to the protein MKNKRRNHSAAFKSKVALAALKGDKTIAELASTYEVHPNQITQWKKQLLDSLPELFSRGRKHEQRDQEALTSELYQQIGQLKVELDWLKKKLDLTIEQKRQAVEPGHKKIPIIRQCDLLGLNRSSLYYTAKGETEYNEMLMKLIDEQYVKTPFYGIDKMTRWLRLEGHPVNPKRIRRLMRQMGLEAVYPRRKRGLSIPDTQHKIYPYLLRDVEITRPDQVWSADITYIRMYRGWLYLTAVMDWFSRYVLSWEISITLESDFCVSALQAALDRGQPEIFNTDQGSQFTSEDFTGTLRKSGVQISMDGQGRVFDNIFIERLWRTVKVEEVYLRDYQTIAEARYYLGRYFEFYNNERLHQALGYRSPAAVYGVAVGPPVALRAPSVPTAALTSDESTLKQPVFCLDNG
- a CDS encoding DNA methyltransferase; translation: MTKQFNIELRGIETLRPYEHNPRLNDGAVDAVADSLQEFGFRQPIVVDSDGVIVCGHTRYKAALKLGLAKVPVHVAKDLTPEQIRAYRIADNKTADLAEWNYEILPIELSELMEAGFDMSLLAFDEKELTQLLNAAEVKQGNCDPDQIPDPPDEPITQSGDLWVLGNHRLLCGDAGSQEDLDRLLDGQVIHLINTDPPYNVKVEPRSNTAIAAGLSSFTNKKAQLHHQGFDQARGAGDPKKARKKMRAKDRPLENDFLSAEDFNEMLRAWFNNMARVLVPGGSFYIWGGYANLGNYPKPLQDAGLYFSQGIVWDKQHPVLTRKDFMGAFEICQPPDTQVMTPAGTTALSALRDGDEVITYAKGSGAIIGHRRGPTIRVGTRTYGGPLYGITVGSNTTWCTDGHLFSVRLVPHARSIWCVYLMRRGRWWRVGKTKLLTTWGLGLKQRLDMENGEEAWILSTHDTNCDAACAEQVVSARYGIPTTFWVEAKTCKRTHSQITSIYDRFDPMALHRGALWALSDHHRRIEYPFIHCGNTRPKYGRRVSFLTRACNLLPDAMEVPVPAGGPKYRWIPIRHVDVQDYAGPVYSLDVDRYHHYIADGIVTHNCFYGWKLGKGHRFFGPNNAPDLWHVKKIPPQKMDHLTAKPVELAVRAIQYSSKQGENVLDLFGGSGSTLIACQQTDRKAFLMELDPLYCDVIVQRFENFTGLKAQRISPESPNAV
- a CDS encoding AbrB/MazE/SpoVT family DNA-binding domain-containing protein, with amino-acid sequence MVKNLIKHGNSYALVIDKPIMELLQITPDTEVEITTNGDKLVISPVRPDSKQAELNRILHQINEDFGPALQKLAD